The nucleotide window acggggggggggggccagggtCACCACTCACAGCCCAGCCGCAGGCAGATGGTGGCCCAGGTCTCGCCGGTGCCAGGGTGGTGGCAGCTGTAGCGGCCCTCGTGCACCAGGCTGGCGTTGGGGAGGGCCAGCCCCGGTGCAGGATACGTTCCCAGGACAGTCCCCCCCCGGCGCCACTCAGCCGGCCCCTCCGCTGCGGCCGGGCACCGCAGCAGCACCTCGGTGCCCAGGGTGCCGTGCTGCAGGGTGCAGCGGCCTGGGGGACATGGCAGTGGGCATGGGGTGCATCCCCTGGGGCAaccccccccgtgtcccccctgTGGTCCCCGGCAGGGGAGTCAAGGGGACACGCCGcggcagggacagggaggggtAGGGGGTGACGCTGGGGCTGGAAGGGTCTGTGCCTCCCTGGGCCCCCCAACTCTGTTCCAGCAGCCCGGTGCCCCTCCCTCCCCAATGCCCCCAGCCCTCGTGCCTCTGTCCTTGGTCCCGTCATGTCCCCAGTGTCCCTATTCCTCCATCACCAGTCCCCCCATGTTCCCAATCCCTCCAATGTCCCTATACCTCTATCCTTAGATGCCCTGTAAGTCTGTCTTCGGTCCCCTCGGTGTCCCCAGTACCCCCTCAGCGTCCCCAGTACCCCCGATGCCCCTATAACCTCCATCCCTGCTCTCTCCatccccagtgctcccagtctgCCCAGTCCTGCTGTCTCTAGTAGCCCCAGATCCCCCCATACCTCCATTCCAGACCCCTGGTCCCTCTATCGCTGGTCCTGCATGCCCCCATacctctgtccccagcccaactgtccccagccccccaccccattcCTCCCAAcctccatcccagccccccAATCCCTCCCCAGTCCCCCATACCACTGTCCCCAGCCTACCCGTCCCCCAAGGTCGCCCCATACCTCCATCCCAGCTGCCCCAGTCCCTCCATCCCCAATCCCGCAAGCCCCCATACCTCTGTCCCCATTGTCCCCGTCCCCCCATACCTCCGTCCCCAGTGCTGCCCGCCGTGCCGTTGTAGGGAATGGTGCAGGTGGGTGCCACAAAAGCCACCACCCAAAGCCACTTCATGTCAGGGGGACTCAGCGGAGCTGCCTGGTTCCAGGGACCTGCGGGGACAAGCAGGATGGTCAAAccccagggcaggggacagcagggacaccAAGGCCACAGGTCCCCAGGTGGTCCAGGGACATGGCCCTAAAGCCAGGGGTTCAAACCCGTCTCCGGTCCACCCTACAGtgccgtgcctcagtttcccctccgGCCTTGCCGCACgccctggggacaggggatggTTTCTCGCCGCAGTGGCCAGATCCTGCTgccaggaaggaggagggggcggAGGCGGGAGCGAAAGCACCCTGTGTGACCGGGGTTTCCCACGGGGACCTGCAGCCGCCCCTGCGGTCCCGTGCCCGGAATCGGGGTTTCGAGTCACTCTGGGCCTTGGCCAGGGAAGGGGCCAGCGCACTTGGATGGCCCCCACCTCCCAGGGCATCTAGGGAGGGACTGTCCCTCACAgagacccccccaaaaacccagcCTGGGGGCTGAGCTGGGTTCCCCGCTGCGACCAAGCCGAGCACCACAGGGACCGATCCTGTCTTTGTCATCGCCCACCCTGGCCGCGGGCTGGCTCACCTTGGCTTTCCCCATGCCACGGACAAGGTGCTGCGGGGCCACCCCTCGCCCCCAACGCCCCCCtaagcccccagccccacggggaGCCCTGTCCCCTGTCACGTTCACCGCACCAGAGCCAGGCATCTGGGACCGGAGGCTCTGCCACCACCGGTGCGGGAAGCCGCAGCCCCGGTCGGCCTCAGCCCACTTCCTCGCGCAGGAAACACCGTCCCCGGTGGGGACCCGCCGCCCAGCGTGGCTCCACAGGGATTCCCACGCACGGGGCCTCTGCCTTGCCCCGGACCCGGAGGGATGCGGTTTTGGCTCTGGCCAAGAGAATTTCCACCCTTCCCATGCCACCGCCCCGCTTCCTTCACGGTCGCCCGCTCCCATCTGGGGACATCGGCGCTGGAGGAGACGATGGCACCGATCGCCTACCATCCCCAGCTCCGCCAACCTACCCCCCAGCCCCTGTGTCCCTGTGCCCACCCTTGTCACCCCAGAAACGAGCTGTCCCGTTGACGTGAGTATAAATACTTtattgctgctgtgctggggcgCGTGGGGCAGCAGGGGGGCTGGCACAGGCCCCCCAGGGCCGGCTGGGTGTGGGGGTGCGTGTGGCAGTGACAGGGTGCTGCCCGGAGAAGCAAAGGGGCACGGAGGGTGCTGTCACGGGCCTGGCCCCCCAGCCGTGTCACTGGCTGTGCCACCGAACCCTGCGACACTGCCGTGGTGGCAGGGGCTcatctgccctgctcctgcagccgcTGCATCTTCAGGATCTGGCACAGGAGTCTCTGCACGTCCTCATCCATGTGGCCCTGGGGTGAAGGGGACATTGGTGGGGACGTCAGAGGGGACATCGGGGAGTCTCTGCGCGTGGCCCATGTGCTGGCAACCTTGCTGCCTCCCACGTGCGTACGAGCACCGACGTGTGGCTGGCTGGTGCCCCGGTGTCCCCAGTTCCCCCACAGCCACATCCCCATCTCACCTGCACCGCATAGAGCAGGTGGCTCCGGTACAGCGTCACCACCTTGCTGTGCCGCATTTCTGTCTCCTGCAAGAGAGCGAGTGGGTTTGAGCACGGGGCCGGGGGCTTGTGGAAGCCCAGAACCCACCAGGCGACGGCCACAAGACCCCCCCGCCACCCACCGCCAGCTTCTCCTCCAGCGCACGGATCCTGGCCTGGAGCGCAGCAGCGTTGGGGGGTGACTGCGGCGGTCCCCGGGACTCGGGGAGGGCGTTCAGGGCTTCCTTCAGCCTGAAGACCTCCTTAGAGAGCTCAGTGATCTGCACAGCGCACAGAGGTTATAGAGACGCAGGGACCCCTCAGCCCCAACTCCCCTGGGGTCCACGCATGGCCGTGCCCGCTGCCACCCACCCCCGGGTGGCCCCTGCGcccaggcaggggcagagctggggctttcccaccccaccccttcTGCCCCCGGTTTCAGTCTCAgcttggggaggaaaaaaggggaacAGCCGGGAGAGCGGCAAGTCCGCACGCAGGGCTGCGCGCGTGTCCGTGTTTGCTCTTATGTGTGCAAGGGTGCACGTCCGTGCAGGCGCGTGCAAGCGTGTGCCAGCACGCGCGCTTGTGCGTGCACATGCACGTCCACGTATGCACTTATATGCACGTGTGCACGTACACGTGTGCACGTTTGCGAGCGCATCTCCCCTGCGAGCCGGCCAGCTCAGCTCACCCGAGCAGCACCCGGGCCACCCGTTTCCCCTCCCAGGAGCCCCTCGCTAACCCCCGACacctcctccctgtcccctaccttcctgtccctgtccctgacCAGCCGTGCCGAGTCCTCGGCGTGGCCGTGGAGCTCCCGCAGCCGCCGCGCCTCGTCCTGCGCCTCCGCCAGCTGCTTCTGCGCGGCGGCCAGGCGCTCCTCTGCCGCCTGCCGCTCGCTCTTCATGAAGAGGGCCTGCCGCTGCACCCGAAACACCTCCTCGCACGTCTTCTCGTGCCGCCGCGACAGCTCGTCCAGCCGCTGGGCCAGCGCCGCCGCCTCGGCCCGCAGTCCCGCCTGCGCCGCCTCGTGCTCTCCCCGCGGCACCGCCGCCGCCAGCTCGGCCTCCAGCCGGGCGGCCTCGCGCCCCTTggcctccgccgccgcctccaGCCGGGCCGCCCGCTCCCGCAGCGCCTGCGCCTGCTCCTCCAGCGCCGCCGTGGCCCGGGCGTGCTCCTCCCGCAGCACCCGGCCTTCCGCCTCCGCTTGCGCCTGCCGCAGCCGCGCCAGGGCCTCCTCGTGCTCCCGACGCCCCACCGGCCGGGCGGCCAGCTGCTCCCGCAGGGTGCCCAGCTCGGCTTCCCTGCGACCCAGCGTCTCCCgcagctgccccagctgagCCGTCACCTCCTCGTGTTGCTGCACTAGCTCTGCCACCCGTCGCTCCAGCACCCCCGGCTCCGGCTCGGggccgccggccgcccgccAGTCCCGCGTCTTGGCCTCCAGCTCCCGCCGCAGGGCCTCCGCCTCCGCCTCCGCCCGGCCGCAGCGCTCCAGCAAGGCCTCCTTCTCCCTCGACGCCTCCTCCAGGGAGGCTCCCAGGGAGGCCGTCACCTCCGCGGCCTCCGCGCCGGCCTCCAAACGCGCCTGCAGCTCCTTCACCCGCTGCTCCCGCTCCTCCAGCGCCGCCTGCATCTGCCGCAGGGCTGCCCGGGCCTCCGCCAGCTCAGCGCCGGCCTCCAGCTCGGCCGCCGAGGAGGAGGTCTGCGTGTGCGGCACCCGCAGCTCGCCCAGCGCCGCCTTGCACTCGCCCCAGGTCCAGGCTGGCTCCTCGGCAAGCCGCTGCGCCGTACTTCCCTCCCCGATTTGCTCCGGGGTTTGCTCCGACGCACCGGTCTGCCTCTCCGGCTGCCCGCCGGCCTCGTCCCTTGTATCCGTGCCCCGCGGCGGCTCCAAGCGCTGCGCCCGCAACTGCTCCAGCTCACGTTGGAGGGCATTGTAGAGGCTGGCGGGCACGAAGTCCCCTGGGGTGGACGGGTTGCTCTCGTCCCGCTCGTAGTTCTCCAGCACCTGCCGAGGAGATGGTGAAGCCACCAGGggccaggggcagggagggacagaCTGACAGACGGAGACTTGCCTGTATTTTCTCCCTCAGCTCCTTGTTCTGCACGGTGAGGGACTGCACCTGCCCctgcagcgtggccagcagctCCTCGGCCGAGGGGCTCAGCGTCTTCttggagagcagcagctctgcccctgcGGGGCACAGGGACTCCGGTGCCATGCCCACCCATGCCCCCACTCCCCGCTGCAGGGTACCACCTCCCCGAGGGCTGCCCAGCCCCATGGGGACCACCTTGGGAGGCCGGCAGGGACCTACCTGGGAACTCAAGCGGGTCTCCCTCCTCATCCTGCAGTGTCTCGATGTCATAGCTCGTGTTCTCCTTCTCATTCTGGGGGTGCAGAGTGGTGGTCAGCCCCCACGCACCCCAGCCCCTGGCACTGCCAGCTGCTACCCGCACCTACCTCCAGTGAGGACAAGCGGCTCCGCAGAGCCTCCACCTCCTTGCCCAGCCGCTCCTTCTCACCATCCCGCGCCGCCAGccgctcctccagctcctggatCTGTGGGGCAGGACACAGGCACGGGGTCCCCTTCGCTCCCACCAGAATCCCAACAGCATCCCCGAGCACCAGGACCCCTCAAGAGAGCTGAGGGCACCCATGACCTCTTCGCTGGCCTCACCTGCTTCTCCATGGAGCGCAAGGAGCCCTCGTCCAGCTCTGCCCGCTAGCAGgacacaaagagaaaacagggagGGATAAAtgctctccccatccctcctgtcCCTTCTGCTCCCAAGGGACGTGGTGGCATCTGCCCAGCGACCCTGCGGCTCACTGGTACCTCCCgtctctgcttctcctgctgctccaggccCCGGATCTTTTGCAAGAACTGGGCCCGCTCCTGCCGCAGCCGCACAATCTCCTCGTAGGCATCCCGGTCCTCCTGCA belongs to Aquila chrysaetos chrysaetos chromosome 12, bAquChr1.4, whole genome shotgun sequence and includes:
- the ANKRD24 gene encoding ankyrin repeat domain-containing protein 24 isoform X2, with amino-acid sequence MKQICLCAAASFASQDWTKNDEKLLQAVDYNDAGRVTSLLVRKGLVPTKLDSEGKSAFHLAAMRGNVDCLEAMLAHGVDAMTKDSSGYTALHLASKHGHPQCVSKLLQASCPVDVADGSGRTALHHAAVSGCISCSEILCDFKAPLNIKDKDGSTPLILAAKMSHSELCRYLLHRGAAVNSRDLQGRTALMLACENGSVETVEVLVNAGARVAVVDSTGHDATHYSLATGNALIQHFLQEAAPRQSWASEEESAEQTSQTSSPSQLSVREKSSTPRKRKAPLPPLGTPSQEDRDAYEEIVRLRQERAQFLQKIRGLEQQEKQRRERAELDEGSLRSMEKQIQELEERLAARDGEKERLGKEVEALRSRLSSLENEKENTSYDIETLQDEEGDPLEFPGAELLLSKKTLSPSAEELLATLQGQVQSLTVQNKELREKIQVLENYERDESNPSTPGDFVPASLYNALQRELEQLRAQRLEPPRGTDTRDEAGGQPERQTGASEQTPEQIGEGSTAQRLAEEPAWTWGECKAALGELRVPHTQTSSSAAELEAGAELAEARAALRQMQAALEEREQRVKELQARLEAGAEAAEVTASLGASLEEASREKEALLERCGRAEAEAEALRRELEAKTRDWRAAGGPEPEPGVLERRVAELVQQHEEVTAQLGQLRETLGRREAELGTLREQLAARPVGRREHEEALARLRQAQAEAEGRVLREEHARATAALEEQAQALRERAARLEAAAEAKGREAARLEAELAAAVPRGEHEAAQAGLRAEAAALAQRLDELSRRHEKTCEEVFRVQRQALFMKSERQAAEERLAAAQKQLAEAQDEARRLRELHGHAEDSARLVRDRDRKITELSKEVFRLKEALNALPESRGPPQSPPNAAALQARIRALEEKLAETEMRHSKVVTLYRSHLLYAVQGHMDEDVQRLLCQILKMQRLQEQGR
- the ANKRD24 gene encoding ankyrin repeat domain-containing protein 24 isoform X3, whose protein sequence is MKSLKAKFKKADSQDWTKNDEKLLQAVDYNDAGRVTSLLVRKGLVPTKLDSEGKSAFHLAAMRGNVDCLEAMLAHGVDAMTKDSSGYTALHLASKHGHPQCVSKLLQASCPVDVADGSGRTALHHAAVSGCISCSEILCDFKAPLNIKDKDGSTPLILAAKMSHSELCRYLLHRGAAVNSRDLQGRTALMLACENGSVETVEVLVNAGARVAVVDSTGHDATHYSLATGNALIQHFLQEAAPRQSWASEEESAEQTSQTSSPSQLSVREKSSTPRKRKAPLPPLGTPSQEDRDAYEEIVRLRQERAQFLQKIRGLEQQEKQRREVPRAELDEGSLRSMEKQIQELEERLAARDGEKERLGKEVEALRSRLSSLENEKENTSYDIETLQDEEGDPLEFPGAELLLSKKTLSPSAEELLATLQGQVQSLTVQNKELREKIQVLENYERDESNPSTPGDFVPASLYNALQRELEQLRAQRLEPPRGTDTRDEAGGQPERQTGASEQTPEQIGEGSTAQRLAEEPAWTWGECKAALGELRVPHTQTSSSAAELEAGAELAEARAALRQMQAALEEREQRVKELQARLEAGAEAAEVTASLGASLEEASREKEALLERCGRAEAEAEALRRELEAKTRDWRAAGGPEPEPGVLERRVAELVQQHEEVTAQLGQLRETLGRREAELGTLREQLAARPVGRREHEEALARLRQAQAEAEGRVLREEHARATAALEEQAQALRERAARLEAAAEAKGREAARLEAELAAAVPRGEHEAAQAGLRAEAAALAQRLDELSRRHEKTCEEVFRVQRQALFMKSERQAAEERLAAAQKQLAEAQDEARRLRELHGHAEDSARLVRDRDRKITELSKEVFRLKEALNALPESRGPPQSPPNAAALQARIRALEEKLAETEMRHSKVVTLYRSHLLYAVQGHMDEDVQRLLCQILKMQRLQEQGR
- the ANKRD24 gene encoding ankyrin repeat domain-containing protein 24 isoform X1 encodes the protein MKQICLCAAASFASQDWTKNDEKLLQAVDYNDAGRVTSLLVRKGLVPTKLDSEGKSAFHLAAMRGNVDCLEAMLAHGVDAMTKDSSGYTALHLASKHGHPQCVSKLLQASCPVDVADGSGRTALHHAAVSGCISCSEILCDFKAPLNIKDKDGSTPLILAAKMSHSELCRYLLHRGAAVNSRDLQGRTALMLACENGSVETVEVLVNAGARVAVVDSTGHDATHYSLATGNALIQHFLQEAAPRQSWASEEESAEQTSQTSSPSQLSVREKSSTPRKRKAPLPPLGTPSQEDRDAYEEIVRLRQERAQFLQKIRGLEQQEKQRREVPRAELDEGSLRSMEKQIQELEERLAARDGEKERLGKEVEALRSRLSSLENEKENTSYDIETLQDEEGDPLEFPGAELLLSKKTLSPSAEELLATLQGQVQSLTVQNKELREKIQVLENYERDESNPSTPGDFVPASLYNALQRELEQLRAQRLEPPRGTDTRDEAGGQPERQTGASEQTPEQIGEGSTAQRLAEEPAWTWGECKAALGELRVPHTQTSSSAAELEAGAELAEARAALRQMQAALEEREQRVKELQARLEAGAEAAEVTASLGASLEEASREKEALLERCGRAEAEAEALRRELEAKTRDWRAAGGPEPEPGVLERRVAELVQQHEEVTAQLGQLRETLGRREAELGTLREQLAARPVGRREHEEALARLRQAQAEAEGRVLREEHARATAALEEQAQALRERAARLEAAAEAKGREAARLEAELAAAVPRGEHEAAQAGLRAEAAALAQRLDELSRRHEKTCEEVFRVQRQALFMKSERQAAEERLAAAQKQLAEAQDEARRLRELHGHAEDSARLVRDRDRKITELSKEVFRLKEALNALPESRGPPQSPPNAAALQARIRALEEKLAETEMRHSKVVTLYRSHLLYAVQGHMDEDVQRLLCQILKMQRLQEQGR